In Salmo salar chromosome ssa03, Ssal_v3.1, whole genome shotgun sequence, a single genomic region encodes these proteins:
- the LOC106601842 gene encoding transmembrane protein 100, whose product MGCTTGKLACQTPPQPPGAPAPGQDNQALSQLEAQGPKVPEVLSSLERLSQATGGMEKSWYRCIFPFGIISLVIGVSGTAVTYTYNDLPLTKVVTVVLLIAGLVLTLTAAACWTVHKRKKRKMKERASGAGGGGGGGSSFTSEQCPL is encoded by the coding sequence ATGGGCTGCACCACTGGCAAACTGGCCTGCCAGACTCCACCCCAGCCCCCAGGAGCCCCGGCCCCTGGACAAGACAATCAGGCCCTGAGCCAGCTGGAAGCTCAGGGGCCCAAAGTCCCGGAGGTCCTATCCAGTCTGGAGCGCCTTTCCCAGGCCACGGGCGGCATGGAGAAGTCCTGGTATCGCTGCATCTTCCCCTTTGGCATCATCTCATTGGTGATCGGTGTGTCGGGCACGGCTGTTACTTACACATACAACGACCTGCCCCTGACCAAAGTGGTGACGGTAGTGTTGCTTATAGCCGGCCTGGTGCTGACACTGACCGCCGCCGCCTGCTGGACGGTCCacaagagaaagaagaggaaaaTGAAAGAGAGGGCCTCAGGagccggaggaggaggaggaggagggagctcCTTTACCTCAGAGCAGTGCCCTTTGTGA